In the Hermetia illucens chromosome 1, iHerIll2.2.curated.20191125, whole genome shotgun sequence genome, aattttctgcgaatttaccgcatcgtaaaccatgcaaataagatgctgacgtcatagttaacgagaaatattaaaattccattcaagaagaatctaattttcCCCAGCCCTTCtttatatctgttgtaggttaaattcttgacatttgctaataatattaaacttagagtgggaagcgtataaggttgactattatcaatatagggctctccatcaaatgatttatctaaatcgctttcaaaaaaatagagggcaatgaaattttcatctatgtgacacggagctgtcgagcactcgtcgctcctcacatcttcctctttttctttagcctttatcccgtttacaagcggggtcggctggttgtgatcggtttcgccattttattttatcaaatgcttgatcaggatgtaatgacgaagccttcaaatccccatgcagtgtatcaagccactgttgtttcggcggcTTTTTGGttacttaccattgacttcgatgttcagaccaatattggtaagtgaattctcgttagcgtgaattacgtgaccgcatcatcgaaaacgtctcactcgcagtttttccacgatcggtgcaaccccatatcgatcgcggatatatggcgcagcggggttaacaacattcgaaatttatttcgaccaAAGTGGTGATCCCGAAGAACTCGCTCGATTGGAACGAGGAAAAAAGGCAGGTATGTGCGGAAATTTGCAACTGCGCCGATTGTGCCCAGGTAGAGCGAGGCAGCGCGGCCAGGACTTGTacaaacttattattattatccgagttatcacaatctcggcagatgccggattttacctaatactagcactaagtgccaagcatttaggctcggacgatcctacctacttaaaaactaaaggggcactggtggtggtggccggtggtaggtcagtgggagaatccgtcgagtactccccgcaacatcgagcacgtatgcagaatggtgtacttctgcatggtttgaaccagactgtgcgaaagtcccaggacatcaagggaagccgtgagggatttaggtacaatacctgtagctgacaatattatgggaactacaaccacccgctcgagacgccaaatttctttgatttcccgagccaatggctcatagttcaccttcttctccacgtatttccgttcaatgttgctattatgggggatagcaacatcaataatatacgcggagcgacctgtcttgtcaactaacagtacgtcaggcttgttgtgtgcggtatggcgatcagtcagaacttgccggtcccaatacatgctgtaagcagaactatcaagtactgcttgcggctcgtatcggtaaaccggacatgtccccgtgatcagcccatgcttgtatgcaaggttttgatggttaaccttgcatacagcattatgcctggtgatgtactgcaccggtgccataactgtacagccagaaatgagatggtccaacgtctctaatgccgaaccacacattctgcactggtcgttctccacccgttctttcatgatgagctttttataagctcgggtggcgaccacgccatcctaaatggcacacatgaacccctccgtctcagcaaagagctccccagcacacagccatctgttcgacagatgcaaatcgacaaatggctgccaaagacaattcacgtgtttaccgtgtttaccttcgacttccattcctcgatccgttcttggtccgacttcaccccactcagaggattgaaagatcgatccttcaagttaagtggagtcagtccacagtctgccttacagacagccgcatgcaagggactcgcctgctctttgctgtaaaaataagcgggcagcgagtcgacttggcgatgatgttgtgccgccacgtcaaccacgcccctacctccgatgtcacgaggcaggttcatccgctccacggcagactttgggtgatgcattcggaatttggacatagttgtccgtatccaccgctggacgttttccaggtcggtcttcgtccacggcaatattccgaacgcATAAGccggtgaagggatagcgaatacattcaacgcgcttattttattcttccccgagagatgcgatttcagcaccagctttacacgtcgcaggaattcggaaagcagagcttccttcagatcaccaactcgagcatgggttccttgcagaattcctaggtacttgtagaagtctgtctcggtcatagcttcgatgtggaggtcaccaatgctatgtccggcatgcggctcgtgatgacctttgcggatggcttggattcgacatttatctaatccaaactccatccgaatatcacggctgaacacgtctattattcgtaacagacttctgagatggttgtcagtaccagcatacagcttgatttcatctaggtacatcaagtgtgtcagtttgcacttagcacgtagaccatattttattgcaaaaccatgccctctagcatcattcagtagccatgaaagggggttcagtgccatacaaaaccaaagaggactcaatgaatccccctggaagatgcccctccgtatacggatgggctctgaggtattagcaccctcagatgtacgcaccgataaggtggtatgccacccttccatgactgtcgccaaaaactttattagtttcggatcaatgcgatacagatgtaggatgtcgattagccaggtatgcggaacgctatcaaaagccttggcataatcgatatagcaactgaagaggtttctttgacctctagttgcttgtcctacaactaccgagtcgataatgagttgctctttgcaaccccttgacccaactcggcagcccttctgcgcctcggacagaatgttgttggtctcgaggtgcgcattaatccttccactaataatggacgtgatgaatttatagagagttggtaagcaagtgatcggtcttgtgtctgcggggtcctgcaccgtgtccttcttagggataaggtaggtaatccccgcagtgaggaaaggtggaaattcctccggccgactcatgacctcatttatactgcgtgccaaccgactgtgtacgctggtaaatttcgtataccagaaattctgcacccgatccagacctgggcccctctagttcttcgagctgtttatggctcgtcgaacttcctcttcggtaacatccgcgaaattcatgccaggtgtattgacatggcgggtgccttcggcggtgatccactcagcatgctgggcaggtaacccccaaagtccaccccaatactctttcgcttccgtcaccgagaactgtattgtctgggcgctctgttgggattcgttgagagatctgaaaaagctccgctggttcctcgcgtatgttgcattctggacacgtctggaataactttcgccataccgccgtaaccgactgcatatgacagaaagtttctgttttagtgcgtccagaatttcaacaacgggtgtctcacaggggatggcatagttccggtaaaccctctgcactttgtttctcacccgtcggctggcattgccagtgctgatctgaatcagtctagcaatgtcctgccttagtgagtcccgccgacgttccagacgaattttccatggtggatctcttttgtcactcaaaccaataacacgaaagcgaatcttctgaccgtgcaatctgatagccgcaactgcaccacaatacacaagtgattgtagttgcagcagcgacatatcagcattaTGCAGCATtatgagatgcaatctcatcattgatttgagatagaattcccggagttgctggagatgcatagagcctgggaatgcctggtctatgcaaaggatccatatccgagaattctatacacgctctttggaattcgtcccgaacctcagcggaaacctcagctggacggtggagaagagtgcttcggcgagtactgaacctgttgcctgcagtgcggcgtggtgttgttgatgccgccgcctctgcccccatcgactctcggtcaccagtttctccgatgacttcaagtcgaacacgctccctgatggtggccgggattgtgtcgctgcgagtaataaagcggtactggtctgcaactcgctgcacagtcacgtgtgcgaattgcgggaaacgctcgacgaatctctggtgcaacaaggggcggtaaaatgttgtacccgcccccgccgttatttcgtagtaggagcggatgatgaagaggttcatttcttcagcccattttatccgcttcctacgcgaacctgctgaagtggtcgccacaggttgtggcgaaacagctgcagcaggcggagctgtgctcctggtcgtcgtggcgcctagacgtcgagccgccccacgactagcggtttcgacgccgtgctgtccattacgagagcccgacccagtcaccaagtcagacgactcccgccggttatccgtaccggaccttaaatttctccttcttctcatttttggtggtgcattttatccctagctgccgggtgtgtagatagcttccttagtgagtaatgtgcaagactgcaaagttcctgcactttcctcacctaccccctgagacgctgcggtggcgtacagagccattcagactgaagctatccatccctcctcctttcacaaccgggcttgggaccggcttcggcggagttttatccgagttattatttattacttaatttttcatacaataaatattaaaccgctgcaagagacgtcATCGATACTCTTTTTGAAATTCATCGCTGGAGTTCCGCTTTCGTAacgagtttcttttcattttggtcTTCGCATCAGGCGTCCGCTTCGGAGTGCGTCGGTGGTGTCTCTTTTTCTGTCGAACGGGGCATTCGTCAGTGCGGTCTGCCGTAGTCAGAGTAGGGTCTTTTTAGAATTCGGTACAGCCGCGTCTTTGACAACACTAGCGTCGTTAACTTAGCTTTAGTTATGTCGATTGACGATAAAGAAGCGGCAGGTCCATCAGACCCTCAAATGACCGCCTTAGTTGTGCGCGTCTCTCTCttttggcgacggaatccgAAGCTGTGGTTCGTCGatctggaggcgcaattccagatgtccgggatcacggCGGACGCGACAAACTTTAATTAGGCAATTGGGGacctggatgaggagtccatcctcctggtggcTGGCATAGTAAAATCAGTCTCATACACGGTATTGAAAACAGAGTTGATCAAGCGTCTATCGGTAaatgagtcagctaagctggatcacttgctggcaggtttgacgttgggtgatcgaactcccagccaactgctccgcgaaatgaggcaattgggtgggagcaagatgaACGACGATCTGTTGAAGTTGCTCTGGCTGCGATGGCTTCCGAagagcacccaggcggtcctcccGTGTCTCTGCGGTTCTTTGGAGGccctggcagctgcggccgataagatgcatgaggtgcacgcgcgtccaTTCAACAAGCGCGAGATGGCCGCGCTTATGGCCAGTATGGCTGAGATGAAATTTACGTTTATGAATTATGcaagcatggtggaggtttatctgggctatcctagtgctggcatCGTTGTCTACCCTGAGCCCTAGCCGTCCTAGGtataggtcgtccagcttctgctcttaaCTGGGCAGCGGGTCTACTTCCCTAATTGATCCAGTTCCtttcgcctctatggctttcgagacttcttcggggacttcggtatgcttttcacccggtgtctcctccgaggtatcttccCTCGGCTTTTCTCTGTGCagatgcacgggtatgttgccaaatcggtaggcgatatggcaactccgacgtttgattgtctTCAGGAATCGGTCATCTACCAAGATcatgcttctgaagactctccatagacgggtatggagatcttcattctgagaaattaggaggcccataaggttTTCCGTTTCTATTACCACGGCTTTTGGCaggaaaactgtcaccatgtgggctcctggtatatcatccccagcatatgttgacagttccaccccttcccagcctggcaatctaggaactatggtcccaatccactctgcagtgtcctccgtcgcgcagtccaccagtataaggctcGGTCGAAAGcctatcccggtgaacacaagtttcgcagtctaTCCCTTGCATAACTGCCTGGCGATAAGGTCCTCAATGGTGGAGTGAGtttttgctcgggaaacatgtttggcagtatggccaatcGAATGCCCTTaatcgcactagcatagctaatggcgggctttctGAGCCCTCCCTTCAATCATGACCTGCTCGAGTTTTCTCCCcctttgggttcaggtttggattttttgggaacattcccttcatgcgggctgatctctgctgctccccgctttctcggctcagGTAGAGATGGCGTacgtctgtcctgagccttcttaagagcctcttctggtttcaaaccttccttcagatagcgcaggtaccatttaataGCTgcaccactgagacctgtctccttcttgatctctgatatatttatctcggACGtgtttttgctggtccctgctctttgaataGTGGCGTTCGTTGGTTGTTTTCCACGcaatataccaatgttaaccgtGGATCcattgcttgacgtcccaacttctcccttcttgggtttaATCACCTGGctgtcagtatttcggagatgtgcctctgcCTGATtcaccagtttttgtgcggtacggggccccgctttgttggttttcgttttcttttctttattgtttgtactcatttgattatcacgagtatgggggttaggacgtctgccgtgccatagccccccgtagcgcGGTAAGGTCTTACTTGcttactgaggcgaccaggtatcagcgaGGCgacgttcgaatacagtcagttaccctcgactgcaaactatccaatggacaaGGtgcgcataacaccctggattgggagaggtgtttttcgactccccagtctagatccgtagcgttttgttaatagtagggtcacctcgtacagggtgtggcaatCGCCACTCACTAACGTCactctatcctgcagtgcactgcttgacccctctGTCAAGTCCGATTTTGTTTGGAAATCTATTCATCTcaattctttgtaaatattattaaaaaatgggTATCCGTTCACCTGCAGTGATAGATCGTGCAATTTGTTTACTATTGTCGCCACGGAATTTTCAGtcatacataaaatttcttcatTATAAAGCATAATCAAAAATTCCAATTAGTTTGCAGCCAAAGTGGGATCCCCATCTTTCAGATAACATCTCATGGAGCTACATTCCCGCACTATATATAAACCCACGCTTTGTTCggtgtgttatcagtccagacAACGACTACTCATAGAACACAGATTAAGCTCcagcttttcttttcttcaatttAAAGTTTTATTCTGAATCTAAAAGTCAAAATGCGTTCTATTCTCGTCTTGGGTTTAATTGTTGCCGCTTTTGCCGTCTACACCTCAGCACAACCTTATCAGTTACAATACGAGGAAGATGGTCCTGGATACGCACTGGAACTCCCTAGCGAAGAAGAAGGACTTCCTAGCCAAGTAGTGGAACAACATTACCGGGCGAAACGTGCAACCTGTGACCTCTTGAGTCCCTTCAAAGTGGGTCATGCTGCCTGCGCACTTCATTGTATTGCCATGGGACGACGAGGAGGCTGGTGCGATGGTCGAGCCGTTTGTAATTGCAGACGCTAATCTAAAGTGATTGTATTACTAATAGAGCTCTAGTTTGTTAtttattcacaaaatttttattatttatcaatTGTTGATTGCTGTTTTGAATAAATTGTTGTTTTAGTtctggaaaaataaatttttgttatgGTTGTGCAAAAGACATATCTTTTTTAGCTTTGGCGTCCTCTTATATAAATATGTCCTTATTCTCTAAAAGCTGACCAGAAAgtttcaaaataaacaaaagtgACGAACTCCTTTTGGGCCAACTTGTGAATTGATGAAACTTGGAAAAGTCCAACGGTGGAATTCGTGAAGCAGAACCTTTAAGACCTTGGTGGTGCGGTTTGTGGTCGTCggttttttttactttcttattatatttattattcaatttctTAGTTGGACATTGTAAAATGTAAACTGTCGGCCTGAAATTAAAGGCTAGTTCCAATAATAGACAGTTTAAATTACTTCATGGTACTCAGTTCAAAGTAGTCTCTTCCCTTGGTGGAGTTTTTCTTGAGGAGCTCTGACTTCATTGTATGATCCCTTTTTGGATAAACGTTATCAATTGTCGTCATAAATCACAGAAGACAAATTCTATTTGAAACTTTTCTACAGCCACATATGGTATCCGTTAATCATCAACACGTATAATGTGTGTTagcaattaaataaataaataagcagTTGATCGTTCCGCAAGGACTTAGGTACGGCGCCACTGAAGGATCTTACTGGCAGGCGCCACCCACCCCTACGCTAATTCTGAGCCTGACCAAGGGACCCTTTTGGATATTTCgttattgaaaaattttaacGTGTCCTTAATCTGATCCGTTGGGAGCATACCAGAACCtgaaatattcatcatcatcaacgccgcaacaaccggtatccggtctaggcctgccttaataaggaactccagacatccggggttttgcgccgaagtccaccaattcgatatctctaaaagttgtctggcgtcctgacctacgtcatcgccccatctcaggcagggtctgtctcgtcttctttttctaccatagatattgcccttacagactttccgggttggatcatcttcatccatacggattaaatgacccgcccatcgtaacctattgagccggattttatctacaccctgacggtcatggaatagctcatagattttgtcgttatgtaggctacagaatcgtccatccttatgtagggggccgaaaattcttcggaggattcttctctcgaacgcggccaagagttcacaatttttcttgctaagaacccaagtttccgaggaatacatgaggactggcaagatcattgccttgtacagtaagagctttgaccctatggtgagacgtttcgagcggaacagattttgtaagctgaaataggctctgttggctgccaacaacggtgcgcggatttcatcatgattttcgaccctagataggagaaattatcaacggtctcaaagttgtagtctcctatctttattctttccgtttcaccagtgcggtttgatgttgttggctgattttcggtgctgacgttgccaccatatactttgtcttgccttcattgatgtgcagcccaagatctcgtgccaatcagcgcctgctcgatctggatgaaagcagtttgtacgtcccgttcttcccatggtgtcgatatcgtcagcataggtcagtagtggggtggacttaaagaggatcgtacctcttgcgtttacTTTAGCATTaaggaccactttctcgagggcatgATAGGACTCCCcctgtcttagatcgttgttgatgtcaaatggtctcgagagtgatcctgctggttttatctggcctcgcacattggtcagggtcagttttatcaatttcggccggataccgaattctttcatagcCGTGTACTGTGTTGGAAATACCGCATAATGACACTTAGATGTTCTAAtactttttccatcgtttgccgcagagagaaaatctaatcagctgcagatttgcctggagtgaagcctctctagtatgggccaatgatgttctagggcTATcgggcctaggaagatagcggagaatatcttatagatggtacttagcaacgtgatacctctataattgctgcactgtgtgatatctccttttttatgtatgagacagataatgcctctttgccagttgtcaggcattgattagctgtcccacaccttgaggacaagttgatgaaccacttggtgtaattggtcgtctccatatttaaccaattcggttgtaattccatcgggtcctgacgacttatgatttttaagccgatgaattgcacggagtatttgttctatacttggtggtggcagtatttgtccgtcgtcttcagttggcgggacctccaactcgccgatgatctagttgttcagtagttcatcaaagtactcaacacgtcgctccaatattcccattctgtcggaaatcagatttccttctttgtctcggcaggatgaacatcgaggtgtgtaaggcttgatcctgctgagtacttttcgagtttacataatttttgattctcccaggcttccttttttcgtctgttaaatcgcttctccactcgctggagttcgtgataagtctcgatgcgtgcccgcgtcctttgagaatggaacattactcggtatgcagtattcttccgttccatggCTAGCTTaccttcatcgtcaaaccagccgttccgactctttttgcggctggggtcaagtgtatttgtggccgtatttacgataacgttcttcaggtaattgtgaagatcatttgttgatgcttcatctccaggatctctgttgactgcggttattgcggcatccatttcccatttgtaggtgttgcggagggctgattgtcagaggggattctgggtggtgctcGAGCtgggagtaccatgccaacgggatagtgatccgagtctatattcgccccccctatatgttctgacatttatcaaggctgagaggttgcggcgttcgatcaacacgtggtgaatttggttgaaagtgctcccatctggagaggcccatgtatgtttgtgtccgcgcaaaccaggtatttccaacaaccacttcgtgtgacactgctaattgaattatccgcagtccgttatcatttgtattttgatgaaagctatgggagctaacgtatcgcctgaatacgggctcggtacctacttgactattaaaatcttcaagtatgattttggtatcatacctgggacaggcttcgagggtccactcaattgcctcgtagaaggtatccttctccgactatgcagtctcctttgtagggacgtgaacgttaattaggcctatatttttaaacttgctcgcaagcgcagagtgcatagcctttcgcttatgttttcaaagccaataacagcaggtttcatttttggctgattaaaaaACCTACCCcacatggcttactggatgtccgctataatatatggtgtagtgactcttcttcaagaaaccggtccctgtccaatgcatcttctGTAATGCTgtcacatcagccctatattggaacagggaaTCGCCTAGCTGcccagcagcttcatctctgtgcagggagcgcacgttccatgagaaaatgttgtcgttgccgggttcgtcgttatattatccgtctagtccgaggctcctgttgtggtttcgtaacaaattgttttccgtgtagggttgtcagccctatccaacccccaacctggaggaccagttggacaatttgtcccatttttaggcgcgggagactcgcctgcaTTTTTCTCCGTGTGCAACTTTTCGTTTAGAAAGAAttcccagcagtcaccacgtggaggtggagatagggtttggtagtagagctgttggtgttggttctgcagacttttcccaggttttatgcgccatcgtgggtaccaatccacatttcaccctgggacctatactaccctttgacaacctgcttttctctataaaaatccTTAAATCAAGGAATGGGGGTTCTCCATTGTGAATTTTAGGTTCCGCTGTACCTTATTCAGGACATCTCCTCTACTTTTTCTTCATGGAGAATGGTGAAAATGTTATCTACGTATCTTGGGTAGATCTTTGGGATTGGGGGATTCTCCATTGCCACCTCTGGTTGCTTTGTAGAACTTCCCTTTGAATGTTGTTGAATGTTCTTTAATTTCTGGTCCATTATAGCCTCATGCCTTCCCCACCCTCCGCTTCCTCTGTTGATGGCCTTGATGGTGTTCAATCGTCGTTGGGGCTTCATGAAGAAAAGCAATTGTTTCGCGCCTTGTGTGACAAGTGACACCGTTTTGCTGAAACCATACGCCATTTAAGTCTTCTTAATGGATTTCCGGAAATAAACAGTCAGTATGCTTTCATAGCGCACACCATTGACCGCAACGTCGCATCCTTCGTTATTTTCGACAAAAAATGGGCCAATAATGCAACCACATTACAAACCACATCAAACATTCACGCGTTGCAGATGCATTGGATAATTTCATTTGACCGTTTTTATCCCCAAAAACGCTTTTTTCCTAATTGACGTGGCCACCAAGTTGAAAATGGACCCAcccgaaaaaattatttttcgtagAAATGGAGGACCTCGGTCAAGAGATCTTTTGCCCATACAGTGAAACTTCAGCGTGCCAGCAGGTAAGTTGCCTTGAACTGTTGCCCCAAATGGACCTGGTACGGTGTTAATCCGAGGTATTGTAgggaccgcggcttcgcgacgggagcggaatctcattcgtctctttctgaattaatttgctcgaataatgcatttcataatgtgcaatcaccctaatgttggtcacagattgcacattattgaatgcattcgggcgaattaatcttgacagaggggaatgatttgccgcatccgtaggcgcacgcgcatgttgctgaAACATGAACTAAAGAGAGTTCAAGGGGAAAGTAGCGGCATAGGGAGCGGTTTTCAGAAAGAACAGcaagtttctttggaattgTGGGAGAAAGAACAGCTGGATTGACGGAGGTCGAGAGGAAAAGggttgatttgaggacttcctccctctctcttcctccttatcccgcaaaacctttattagggacatcctctgaaataatggcctgaggatgtcaaggaaggaagGGAGCTTCAGGGACCGCGCCTCTATCacaatctgaggcagaa is a window encoding:
- the LOC119653984 gene encoding defensin-A-like → MRSILVLGLIVAAFAVYTSAQPYQLQYEEDGPGYALELPSEEEGLPSQVVEQHYRAKRATCDLLSPFKVGHAACALHCIAMGRRGGWCDGRAVCNCRR